Part of the Neisseria brasiliensis genome is shown below.
TGGGTCATACCGTGGTAGCCGCCGGAAAAGCTGATGACATTGCCGCGTCCGGTAAAGGTTTTGGCCAGTTTTACCGCTGCTTCGGTGGCATCGGCACCGGTCGGGCCGCAAAATTGCAGGCGATAATTTTCTTTGCCGCCGGGGAAATGTGCCAACAAAGCTTCGGAAAACGCGTCTTTCAACGGCGTGGTGATGTCTAAGGTATGCAAGGGCAAACCGCTGGCCAATGTGTCTTGAATGCTTTGAATCACGGCAGGATGATTGTGCCCCAAGGCCAAGGTGCCGGCTCCGGCCAAGCAGTCTAAATAATCATTGCCTTCAACATCAGTCACCCAACAGCCTTGTGCTTTGGCAATTGCCAACGGCAATTTGCGCGGATAGCTGCGGACATTGGATTCCATCTCGTTTTGACGGGTTAAGTAATGCTCATTACTGGCATTGGAAATAGGATTTACAGGCGTAACGCTCATATCTGATTACCATCTCGGATAAGGGTTATCGGGCAGGAAAGATAAAAATGCCCTAAAGAACAGGTTTTACCGTTTGATAAAACCCCCACAATGGGTGCTAACAGCCAAAAGCTGCGCACCCCATGCAGTACGCGGTCTCGAATAGTATGCCGCCGATTATGACCATGGGTTGAATCGGTAGGTACTAAAAAGAAAAAACGCCCGGAATCGGCAAAACCGACCCGTAGCGTACTGGCAAGTGGGCGCAATGATACACCTTTTACAAAAAAAGGAAAGTATTTTTTTAGTATTTACTCCAACTTTTGTTGAAGTGTCATGCTAACGCCTTTTTGCTGTGGCTGAAAATGAATCACGGAAAGCAAAGACACCAGCGCAACAGAAATACCCGTCATTTCCATGCCTTCTTCAAATGTTACCAAAAGTTGATAATAAGCCTCTTCGCCGTAGCGAAAGCTCCACAATCCGGAAAGTGTTTCCATGCCCAGCGCTCCCGCAAAAAAATCACACCGCCTGCGATAATGCCGCGTGTGGCTCTTACAGGCAGACGACGGATAAACTTGAGCAATGATAAACCAATCAGCGCACTCACAATCAAACCCGGTACCACCCATAAAAAATGCGCGTAAATAGGCATATTTTCCTGTGCAGAACCCATTACCAATTGGCCCAATATCGCTGTGCTTTCATGCATTTGGGCAATTTCATCTAAAGAAGCTGCGGCTGCAACCAATGCTAAAAACACACCGCCGCGGCGTAAAAACCGATCATCCTTACCCAGAAACGCAATCAATACTGAAGCCACCGCAACACAAAACCACAAACTGCCGTTGTACCAAGTAGCAAAGCTTGATTCAACATTGACACCGAAAAAACGATGCAATCTAAACAGTAGCTTGCTTTCTAAATCCTGTCCTCCGTCTTCAGGCGCAATCAGTTGCAAACAGAAGCTCAATATACACACCAAAATATTGCTGCTGCAAAGCGTCCATAACACACGGTCAAGCAATCTGCTTTCCCGCTCCCGGCTAATGGTTGTCATTGTTGTCATTATATAAGTTCCAAGTTTCCAAACTCACCGACAACCATATAACAGTGGGATGATTACCGGTTAATCCGCTTTTTTATTGTTTTTTCACCACCAATAATGCCTGCTATAGAAAGGCATATCATGGTCTATCAACTTTATTGATATACAACAAACCGCCGACAAATATTTGCCGGCGGTTTGGCTGTATCAACTAGAGACCAAGTTCAAAAAAAATAGTTCAATCATTCTAAAAATAAATTGTTTTCAGACGGCCTTTTCACAACAAGCATGACTGGCTATAATGACTTTATGCGAATGGTTCGCATTTTAAATTAAGACAGGAGAAATCATGACTACCCGTACCGAACACGACACCATGGGCGATGTTGAAGTGCCGTCTGAAGCCTACTGGGGTGCGCAAACCCAGCGCAGCCGCGACAATTTCAAAATCGGCGGCGAAACCCTGCCTCAGCCGTTAATCTATGCCATGGCATTGGTTAAAAAAGCCGCCGCCGCGACCAATGTGTCTTTGGGTCGCATCAAAGCCGAGCAAGGCAATTTAATTACACAGGCAGCGGATGATGTATTGAACGGCAAACTCGACGACCAATTCCCGCTGGTGGTGTGGCAGACCGGCTCGGGTACGCAATCTAACATGAACATGAATGAAGTCATCGCCAACCGCGCCAATGAAATCGCGGGCAGCGGCTTGGCGGCCTATCAGCCTGTTCACCCCAACGACCACGTCAACCACGCGCAATCGACCAACGACAGCTTCCCAACCGCGATTCACGTTGCCGCCGCTATCGAAATCAACCGTCTGCTGATTCCGGCAGTCAAAGCCCTACGCGACACACTCGATGCCAAAGCCAAAGCGTTTGAACCGATTGTCAAAATCGGCCGTACCCACTTGCAGGATGCCACGCCGCTGACTTTGGGTCAGGAATTCTCCGGCTACGTTTCCCAACTCGACCACGGTTTAGGCCGTCTGAACGATGCCTTGCAAGGGCTTTATGAATTGCCGTTGGGCGGCACTGCGGTTGGCACCGGCTTAAACAGTCACCCTGAATATGCCGAAAAATCAGCCGCCAAACTGGCCGAATTATCCGGCTTGCCGTTTGTTACCGCGCCGAACAAATTTGAAGCCTTGGCCGGACGCGATGCCGCCGTGTACGCTTCGGGCGCACTGAAAACCTTGGCCGCGAGCTTAAACAAAATCGCCAACGATATCCGCTGGCTGGCTTCCGGCCCGCGCTGTGGCTTGGGCGAAATCAAAATTCCGGAAAACGAGCCGGGTTCGTCCATCATGCCGGGCAAAGTCAACCCGACCCAATGCGAAGCGCTGACCATGGTGTGCTGCCAAGTATTCGGCAACGATGTCACCATCGGCATGGCAGGCGCATCGGGCAATTTTGAATTGAACGTGTACATGCCCGTCATCGGCTACAACCTGCTGCAATCCATCCGCCTACTGGGCGATGCCTGCAACAGCTTCAACGAGCATTGTGCCGTCGGCATCGAGCCGGTACCGGAAAAAATCGACTATTTCCTGCACCACTCATTGATGCTGGTTACCGCCTTAAACCGCAAAATCGGCTATGAAAACGCCGCCAAAGTCGCCAAAACCGCGTATAAAAATGACAGCTCACTGCGCGAAACCGCCATTGAACTGGGCTTATTGAGCGGCGAAGAATTTGACGAATTGGTCGTGCCTGCCGATATGGTGCATCCGCGTTAAGAAACTTTGAA
Proteins encoded:
- the fumC gene encoding class II fumarate hydratase, which gives rise to MTTRTEHDTMGDVEVPSEAYWGAQTQRSRDNFKIGGETLPQPLIYAMALVKKAAAATNVSLGRIKAEQGNLITQAADDVLNGKLDDQFPLVVWQTGSGTQSNMNMNEVIANRANEIAGSGLAAYQPVHPNDHVNHAQSTNDSFPTAIHVAAAIEINRLLIPAVKALRDTLDAKAKAFEPIVKIGRTHLQDATPLTLGQEFSGYVSQLDHGLGRLNDALQGLYELPLGGTAVGTGLNSHPEYAEKSAAKLAELSGLPFVTAPNKFEALAGRDAAVYASGALKTLAASLNKIANDIRWLASGPRCGLGEIKIPENEPGSSIMPGKVNPTQCEALTMVCCQVFGNDVTIGMAGASGNFELNVYMPVIGYNLLQSIRLLGDACNSFNEHCAVGIEPVPEKIDYFLHHSLMLVTALNRKIGYENAAKVAKTAYKNDSSLRETAIELGLLSGEEFDELVVPADMVHPR